One genomic window of Saccharomyces cerevisiae S288C chromosome XII, complete sequence includes the following:
- the GID11 gene encoding Gid11p (Substrate receptor of the glucose-induced degradation-deficient (GID) complex that targets gluconeogenic enzymes for proteasomal degradation upon switch from ethanol to glucose as a carbon source; overexpression causes a cell cycle delay or arrest; null mutation results in a decrease in plasma membrane electron transport; protein abundance increases in response to DNA replication stress) — MTIDGTGQSKEALQDERLNTGSDKVYQNYMMPALELYDAKVSINHWQLRDCIKPGSMNQSKLYYIYDHSIRVLDTDSSVLRSPVRRHNSIQPSNSGKNSTEKTSTKGSRTTGSYISKNLHVPSEKLVEFNFKPRCFTELNGLTVCGGLIGSDDKGFPSNWNRLAQDANISLPPPSQPINISKNISFPINSHYSNPNIWKGIVEFYNQETDTMMTFTLGQFINNCVTLYDRASMQFDLFACNNDGHLYQCDVSNRDVTLVKRYADLKFPLNNASLSHDGQTMVVSGDSNKFAVYNQNELTNQFSLHYDNHPSWGSSVNRVRRIPRFALPDESEYIENIYEAPNSDHGFYNSFSENDLQFATVFQNGTCAIYDIRNMATPMAEISSTRPHSHNGAFRVCRFSYGLDDLLFISEHQGRVHVVDTRNYVNHQVIVIPDKVNMEYINERKHNTNHNFTTNNNNENESNDSKNELQGADYRSLSRRRFSLPSMPNVTTEPWITMAQRIPKKYLEPQILPFPKVMDKISNESVLFSTKGSSSSDVAHPYKRRCSFRVRRVSTSAPTADYSNNNVNASLGTPAADSIATSSSNSAPQNLIDPLILSHQQASNDVFEDDEYYEAYNDVHSTYRVSSDYHGVSARAFESFLRPPSTPDLPSDDDNFAANSRNNRGTSNFLRRPVITTQESNEFSEENNISGIDWVEDRNGSSLIIGTDYGIMRWNINSWARRSFSSYDLC, encoded by the coding sequence ATGACCATTGATGGCACGGGGCAATCTAAGGAGGCGCTGCAAGATGAACGGTTAAATACTGGCTCTGATAAGGTTTACCAAAACTATATGATGCCTGCTTTAGAACTCTACGATGCCAAGGTCTCCATAAACCATTGGCAGTTGCGGGATTGTATCAAACCAGGCTCCATGAACCAGAGTAAACTGTATTATATTTACGATCATTCGATAAGAGTACTAGATACGGATTCTTCCGTATTGAGGTCTCCAGTAAGGCGACATAATTCTATTCAACCGAGTAACAGTGGTAAAAACTCTACTGAAAAAACGTCTACAAAAGGTTCTAGGACAACGGGCTCGTATATCtccaaaaatttacatGTTCCTTCCGAGAAACTGGTAGAGTTCAACTTTAAGCCGAGATGTTTCACGGAATTAAATGGGTTGACTGTTTGTGGTGGTCTAATCGGTTCTGATGATAAGGGATTCCCTTCTAATTGGAACCGTTTAGCTCAAGATGCAAATATTTCGTTGCCGCCACCTTCCCAACCGATTaatatttccaaaaatattaGTTTCCCTATAAATTCACATTATTCAAATCCTAATATCTGGAAGGGCATCGTGGAGTTTTATAATCAAGAAACGGACACAATGATGACTTTTACGTTGGGCCAGTTCATCAATAATTGTGTCACACTTTATGACAGGGCCAGTATGCAGTTTGATCTTTTTGCATGCAACAATGATGGTCATCTTTACCAATGCGATGTAAGTAATAGAGATGTAACACTAGTGAAGCGTTATGCGgatttaaaatttcctttGAATAACGCTTCTTTGTCACATGATGGTCAAACGATGGTAGTGTCTGGCGATTCTAATAAATTTGCTGTTTACAATCAAAATGAATTAACCAACCAATTCTCCTTACATTACGATAATCATCCTTCCTGGGGTAGTTCTGTCAATCGTGTTAGACGGATACCACGGTTTGCGTTACCTGATGAATCAGAATATATCGAAAACATATATGAAGCTCCAAATTCAGACCATGGGTTTTATAACTCTTTTTCCGAAAACGACTTGCAATTTGCGACGGTATTTCAAAATGGTACTTGCGCAATTTATGATATCAGAAACATGGCTACTCCCATGGCAGAAATTAGTTCGACTAGACCACATTCCCACAACGGTGCATTTAGAGTCTGTAGGTTCAGTTATGGCCTAGATGATTTATTATTCATTTCTGAACATCAGGGCAGAGTACACGTTGTAGATACAAGAAACTACGTTAACCACCAAGTTATTGTTATTCCTGATAAAGTTAATATGGAATATATAAACGAACGGAAGCATAATACAAATCATAATTTCACCacaaataataacaacgaAAACGAAAGTAATGATAGCAAAAATGAATTACAAGGGGCGGATTATCGGTCTTtatcaagaagaagattttcGCTGCCCTCTATGCCAAATGTAACCACAGAACCATGGATAACTATGGCTCAAAGAATCCCAAAAAAGTATTTGGAGCCGCAAATTCTACCTTTTCCGAAAGTTATGGATAAAATTAGTAACGAATCGGTTCTGTTTTCTACGAAAGGTAGTTCATCAAGTGACGTAGCTCATCCATACAAGAGACGATGTTCATTCAGGGTAAGGAGAGTATCGACTTCGGCACCAACCGCCGATTATTCTAATAACAATGTTAACGCAAGTCTTGGCACACCTGCTGCTGATTCTATCGCAACTTCGTCGTCAAATTCCGCACCTCAAAATTTAATTGACCCCTTAATACTTTCTCACCAGCAAGCTAGTAATGatgtttttgaagatgatgaatatTATGAAGCTTACAATGATGTTCACTCAACGTATCGTGTTTCTTCAGACTATCATGGTGTTTCCGCAagagcttttgaaagttttctCAGACCACCTTCAACGCCAGACTTACCGTCAGATGATGACAATTTTGCTGCAAATAGTAGGAATAATAGAGGCAcatccaattttttgagaagACCAGTGATTACAACTCAGGAAAGTAACGAATTctcagaagaaaacaatatatcAGGTATCGATTGGGTTGAAGATAGGAATGGGAGCTCCTTGATTATTGGTACAGATTACGGAATTATGAGGTGGAATATTAACTCATGGGCAAGAAGAAGTTTCTCTAGTTATGACTTATGTTGA
- the STM1 gene encoding Stm1p (Ribosome hibernation factor; regulates ribosome homeostasis by coupling ribosome biosynthesis and degradation in response to nutrient availability; has nucleolar role promoting ribosome biogenesis during exponential growth, distinct from cytosolic role during nutrient starvation when it forms dormant 80S ribosomes protecting them from proteasomal degradation; perturbs association of Yef3p with ribosomes; binds G4 quadruplex and purine motif triplex nucleic acid; helps maintain telomere structure), with protein MSNPFDLLGNDVEDADVVVLPPKEIVKSNTSSKKADVPPPSADPSKARKNRPRPSGNEGAIRDKTAGRRNNRSKDVTDSATTKKSNTRRATDRHSRTGKTDTKKKVNQGWGDDKKELSAEKEAQADAAAEIAEDAAEAEDAGKPKTAQLSLQDYLNQQANNQFNKVPEAKKVELDAERIETAEKEAYVPATKVKNVKSKQLKTKEYLEFDATFVESNTRKNFGDRNNNSRNNFNNRRGGRGARKGNNTANATNSANTVQKNRNIDVSNLPSLA; from the coding sequence ATGTCCAACCCATTTGATTTGTTAGGTAACGACGTCGAAGACGCTGACGTTGTCGTTTTGCCACCAAAGGAAATCGTCAAGAGCAACACTTCCTCCAAGAAGGCTGACGTCCCACCTCCATCCGCTGACCCATCCAAGGCTAGAAAGAACAGACCAAGACCTTCTGGTAACGAGGGTGCTATCAGAGACAAGACCGCTGGTAGAAGAAACAACAGATCAAAGGATGTCACTGACTCTGCCACCACCAAGAAGTCCAACACCAGAAGGGCCACTGACCGCCACTCTAGAACTGGTAAGACTGACaccaagaagaaggttAACCAAGGTTGGGGTGATGACAAGAAGGAATTGAGTGCTGAAAAGGAAGCTCAAGCCGATGCTGCTGCTGAAATTGCTGAAGACGCTGCAGAAGCTGAAGACGCTGGTAAGCCAAAGACCGCTCAATTGTCTTTGCAAGACTACTTGAACCAACAAGCTAACAACCAGTTCAACAAGGTCCCAGAAGCTAAGAAGGTTGAATTAGACGctgaaagaattgaaacTGCTGAAAAGGAAGCTTACGTTCCAGCAACCAAGGTCAAGAACGTCAAATCTAAGCAATTGAAGACCAAGGAGTACTTGGAATTTGATGCCACTTTTGTTGAATCTAACACTAGAAAGAACTTCGGTGAcagaaacaacaacagcagaAACAACTTCAACAACCGTCGTGGTGGTAGAGGCGCTAGAAAGGGTAACAACACTGCTAACGCTACTAACTCTGCTAACACCGTTCAAAAGAACCGTAACATTGACGTTTCTAACTTGCCATCTTTGGCTTAA